From the Xylocopa sonorina isolate GNS202 chromosome 9, iyXylSono1_principal, whole genome shotgun sequence genome, the window CCGATCAAGTGGATAAACTCGTCTGGTCCAAGCACCAGTCAAGAGGGTAGTTTGATAGACTTGTCACCGGAGGAGATGGTAATTACGAACGAGACGCAATCGGACACCGCTTGTCGGCGAGTGGTTAACATATTAGACGAGCCGATCGATAACATCGAACACGAGACGAGTTGGCAGGACGAGGATCCTCGAACCTACGCCAATTTCCCTGGGAACGTCGATCCAGCTTACTCAGACCCGTTCGACACGTCCTCCGTATTTATGAAGCTGCCACATTCGAGATATTACAGCCACGTTCCAGCGGACGTGAGCAGCCGATATTTCAAAACTCAGAACTACGGAAACGTGCAGAACCAAGACGCTGCTAGTAACCAGGAGAGTACAAGTTATTACACCCTAGAATCAGGCTCGGACGTGAGTCACTACTCCATAAACTTAAGCAAAGAGAGCAGAAATGACAGTATTAATCTAAACGTGAACGTGGACAGCGAGGAAAGCAACACGTACAGTCAGAATCACTACAGCGAAATCGACAAACCTAGTCCACCAATAGCGAATTGGTCGAATTGGCCGGAAGATTTGCAGAACGATGTGCAGACGTATGTAAACGTCTCCACTCGGAACCTACAAACCTCTGAcgctccacctccgcctcctccacctcctcctcctgtCGCTCCTAACGAGAGTCCTCCGAAACCGAAATCGAACTACGACCTGGCCCAAAGTTTGAACGAGTTGACTATTAATGTCTCACCCAAGAAGTTGGACCCTACGTTCCTAGCCGAATTAGAGAAGCACTTGGGCGAGAAAGAGGCGAGCAAGAACATGATTACCACCCAACAGAATCCGGAGTCCTCCGATCCGTACTCGTCCGTGAACAAACTGCAGGATAATACGATCCCAGCGTTAAGACCTCCCCCTCAAACGATCAAACGTAAATCACCACAGATCGACTACAGGAGCAGCAATCTGCCCAGCAAGGTTCAGAACTCCTGGCAGTCGAAAAGTACGAACATTCAACAGCCATCGCGCTCACAGCCCGAGCAACGGGTCTTAGAGACGACCACCGAGCAAATGGTGGGTCAGATCTGGCAGCAGTCACAGGCGTCTCATCTCAACGCCTACGGCAGTTCTCAGACTAATCTGAACCTGCTGCAAATCGCTCCTAGCAACGTGTCCAAGCCTAACTTGAACCACGCACAGAACTCGTTGCCAACGACTAATCAAGCCAGCCATTTCTTGACCGCTTCCATACCACCTGGTAATCACGGTATAACGCAGATCCAGAACGATCTGCAGCAAGCGCATTCGAGCAACGTGGTGGCCAAGCCTCCCAACGTGATGTTCTCCGAGCAAGTGTACGCAGAACTGAAGCAAACGGTCCCGAACCTGGACCAACTGTCCCAGAACGAGTTCAACACGCTGTACAACAAGACGGTGCAGCAGAACATTCTGCGTAACTACTACGCCGCCGGTTCGTCGACATCCACCGACCCTGCCAGCAATCTAAGTCATAGTCAGTGCTTGGACGGGGCTTCGACCAGCTCTCTGGCTCCTTCCGGCCAATCGACGAGGAGCATGTCGGGCCCGGCTCATCTCTGCGACTTCAGTCCTCATCTGAAGCAGCCGCCAGTGTACAATCCTCCACCGCCAGCCACGTGGAGCCCCATGAAGTCCGTTCAGAACGAGCTGGGACAAAGCCAGAGCGCAATGAAGTGCAATTTAACCAGCAATCTGGCCAGCAGCCCCAATCTACTTCAGCTTACGCACACAAATCCACCTCAAGAGGGCGCCATCACGTTGCAGGCATCCACCGCGAGAGCTTTGCCTCCTCAGATGACAGAGACGGTCATTAATACTCAATTAGCCCCCTCCGCGTCCGCGTACCCCTCCGGTGTCAGCCCCCCATTGACAGCCGCCTCTCAGCAGCTGGTCATGTCTCTTAACGACGAATTCCGAGCGAGCAAAGTGTTGAAGGTGCAGAGAGAGACGGTCGATGCGTCGCAACAGGAAATACTCACGGCTTTGCAGGCCACTGGTTGGGACACCAGTCAAGCTGCCAAGCAAATCCTTAAAGATAGGCAGGCCAAGGTCGAGTCCCTTGTCAGGTACGTTACGGACTGTTCTATTAGCACCTGGGCTCGGTTCGATCTCTTTGTAGACTTCGTGGAAACGGAATCGAATAGAAGATTCGTTCAACTGTAACCCGTAGTCGACGATTCCCAATAATTATCGGAACGCTTGGAAAAATACCGAATCTTCTTGCCGTGAAAGTGCTGTTTAACATTCTTCTCacttttttaattaattgtcGAGCTGCCGCGTAGGCTTTCACATTTACAGTGTAGATCTGGCGAACACTTTCGATTTCCTTTCGATTTGTTGTAGCATTCGTGAAATTTCACCGGAATTAAACGTGTAACGTCGCGTAAGCGGCGGTAATCGTTCCGTTTATTGGAGCTTAGTACGATGCTCGGGAATATTGCCGGTTTTTAAATTGTGCAATTAGGCTGGACCAGCCGGAGAAATGATGCAATCGACTGTTGCGATTTCAGATTGGGCTTGGCGGACCGACAACAGTGCGAGGGTGCTCTGAAGCAGACTGAATACGACGTAGATTTAGCGGCTTCTCTGTTGTTAGACCAGGTTAAATGAGGACAGACGGAAAAGCGGCGCGGTCTTACTGAAGATATTGTAAAATAACTATAGCGATGTATAGGTGTTaggtatatgtatttataaatgttAGCCATACGACGCGTAAACGAGGCTACGTACCCGCGATCATAATTGATCGAGTGTCTCCTTGGATATTTGTCTTCTTTTTTGTCTTTTTTTACGTTTATTTAAAAATTCGAAGAAAATTCTGCGAAAAGATACAGAATTGCCCAAAACGATtagcttttctttttttccattcGATTGATTGTCAAAGGAACACTTGATTGCATTCCAGAAATTGGCAAGAGAAATTCGTGAAGCAATTGGCGAGCTTCCGTAACGAGTCGTATCCTCGAGTTTCTAGAAAGTATATACTGCTTTTGGGCCAGCGTGTAACTGCGACATCGACGGGGGTTGCTTTACGACGAGGGTGTGTTCGGGGGAGTTTAACGATTCTGGAGGTATCGTATGTGTTACGATTTTTTTAAAACGTCAATCACGTGCTTCTCGTGAAAAAGGGTGTAATTTGTATTAATTATTTTACTCTACGAAAATACTCTACCATATTGGTCCTTTGGACGAGTAAATGCTTTCGAGAAATATGAAAGGACAACAAATTCAACGCCTCGTGTTAAAATAGTAATCGAAATTTTGATGCTCAATTAAGCGGATCGATTAATTACTGTACTCATCTATGGTGCGATTCTCGTAAGACATGATATGTGGGCTAAATatctttttaaatttcattttcgTACACAACACTTTTTGTTATTACACCATAAATGAAAGCAATTACTTCGTTCGATCCTCTGTTCGTTGGAATCTGAAACTTTTCCCGCCGACAATCGACTCTGTAATTAGCAGTACGTGACCGGAAGTGAAACGAGTCATCGAGGGCCAGACGCGTCCTTTGGAATTCCATGTGGAACCGCGAACTCTTCTGCTGCCGCTCTTTCATGCATATTTATGACAGTATTCCCGTGAAAGTGCTCGTAAACGGCTACGTTTTTATGATTAAATTCCGCGGGAATATAGTGGGGGTAA encodes:
- the Ack gene encoding activated Cdc42 kinase; amino-acid sequence: MADDEGTEWLQELLHDVQLSQFFTRIRDELQVTRLQHFDYVQPEDLEKIGLGKPGIRRLLDAVKKKRNMQWKKNLMTKIRPGSSTKSNKKPSQSTVKDPPVLTCLIQDKDVKLSEKLGDGSFGVVTLGEWTSPSGRVLPVAVKVLKADALTQPNVIEQFVSEVQAMHTLDHHNLIRLYGVVLSQPMMMVTELAPLGALLDYLRKQCGQISVLTLCNYALQVATGMAYLEAKRFLHRDLACRNVLLSSVDKVKIGDFGLMRELSQQEDCYVMTEHKKVPFPWCAPESLKARKFTHSSDVWMFGVTLWEMLTFGEEPWVGLKGSEILRKIDKEGERLHEPEATPPDMYQLMLRCWARDPDERPTFAALRSSLTGMVPAVMKAVSNFTMAGKMTIDQGDQIVILDGRPENYWWKGQNQRTFQIGLFPRCFVDPMRRKQPEDISKPLENSFIHTGHGRPFEKSWGSPTHIDDVYLRNPMEPPDVVGVAVPPDNLTKDKYSCGTPRSRKQFNYTKFQNDFGASPIKWINSSGPSTSQEGSLIDLSPEEMVITNETQSDTACRRVVNILDEPIDNIEHETSWQDEDPRTYANFPGNVDPAYSDPFDTSSVFMKLPHSRYYSHVPADVSSRYFKTQNYGNVQNQDAASNQESTSYYTLESGSDVSHYSINLSKESRNDSINLNVNVDSEESNTYSQNHYSEIDKPSPPIANWSNWPEDLQNDVQTYVNVSTRNLQTSDAPPPPPPPPPPVAPNESPPKPKSNYDLAQSLNELTINVSPKKLDPTFLAELEKHLGEKEASKNMITTQQNPESSDPYSSVNKLQDNTIPALRPPPQTIKRKSPQIDYRSSNLPSKVQNSWQSKSTNIQQPSRSQPEQRVLETTTEQMVGQIWQQSQASHLNAYGSSQTNLNLLQIAPSNVSKPNLNHAQNSLPTTNQASHFLTASIPPGNHGITQIQNDLQQAHSSNVVAKPPNVMFSEQVYAELKQTVPNLDQLSQNEFNTLYNKTVQQNILRNYYAAGSSTSTDPASNLSHSQCLDGASTSSLAPSGQSTRSMSGPAHLCDFSPHLKQPPVYNPPPPATWSPMKSVQNELGQSQSAMKCNLTSNLASSPNLLQLTHTNPPQEGAITLQASTARALPPQMTETVINTQLAPSASAYPSGVSPPLTAASQQLVMSLNDEFRASKVLKVQRETVDASQQEILTALQATGWDTSQAAKQILKDRQAKVESLVRLGLADRQQCEGALKQTEYDVDLAASLLLDQVK